A stretch of the Solanum dulcamara chromosome 6, daSolDulc1.2, whole genome shotgun sequence genome encodes the following:
- the LOC129891843 gene encoding leucine-rich repeat extensin-like protein 4: MASFSFPITTTAFVLLLLSLTSNVFNNLAAKHSHHSSVKPITNPRLHKAYIALQAWKRVIYSDPNNITSNWVGPSVCNYTGIYCAPFPNDTKVQVVAGIDVNHADIAGFLPDELGLLNDLALLHLNSNRFCGILPLTLSNLTLLHELDLSNNRFVGPFPNVVLSLPSLKYLDLRYNEFEGPLPPQLFSKDLDAIFINNNRLTSVIPSNLGSSSASVVVFANNYFGGCLPPSIANFANTLEELLLINTSLSGCLPPEVGFLYKLKVLDVSNNKLAGPIPYTIAGLAHLELLNLAHNMFSGIVPEGICVLPKLSNLTFSYNYFCEEQGICSNLTSKGAVYDDRQNCLPEKPLQRSKKECDAVDEHPIDCLAFHCGT; this comes from the coding sequence ATGGCTTCATTTTCCTTTCCCATTACCACTACTGCCTTTGTTCTCTTGCTTCTAAGTCTTACCTCCAATGTGTTCAACAACTTAGCAGCCAAACACAGCCACCACTCCTCCGTTAAGCCCATAACAAACCCGAGGCTGCACAAGGCCTACATTGCTCTCCAAGCTTGGAAACGCGTTATCTACTCTGATCCTAACAACATCACCTCTAATTGGGTTGGCCCTTCAGTCTGCAACTACACTGGCATATATTGCGCGCCATTCCCTAATGACACCAAAGTCCAAGTTGTTGCTGGCATTGATGTGAACCATGCTGATATAGCTGGTTTCTTACCTGATGAACTCGGTCTTCTCAATGATTTAGCGTTGCTGCACCTAAACAGCAATCGCTTCTGTGGAATCCTCCCACTCACTTTATCCAACCTCACTCTCTTGCATGAGCTTGATCTCAGTAACAACCGATTTGTAGGACCTTTTCCTAATGTTGTGCTTTCTCTGCCCTCCTTGAAATATCTTGATCTTCGCTACAATGAGTTTGAAGGGCCATTGCCTCCTCAACTCTTTAGCAAAGATCTTGATGCTATTTTCATTAACAATAATCGTTTAACTTCCGTGATCCCTTCAAATTTAGGATCAAGCTCTGCTTCTGTTGTGGTTTTTGCTAATAACTACTTTGGAGGATGCTTGCCACCTAGCATAGCCAACTTTGCAAACACCTTAGAAGAATTGCTCCTTATTAATACTAGCTTATCAGGGTGTTTGCCTCCTGAAGTGGGATTTTTGTACAAGCTAAAAGTTCTTGATGTGAGCAACAACAAGCTAGCAGGGCCAATACCTTATACTATTGCTGGTTTAGCTCACTTGGAGCTACTAAATTTAGCACATAACATGTTCAGTGGAATTGTGCCAGAGGGAATATGTGTTTTGCCTAAGCTCTCAAACCTAACATTCTCTTATAACTATTTTTGTGAGGAGCAAGGCATTTGCAGCAACTTGACATCTAAGGGTGCAGTGTATGATGATCGTCAGAACTGTTTGCCAGAAAAGCCTCTTCAGAGAAGCAAGAAGGAATGTGATGCAGTGGATGAGCATCCCATTGACTGTTTAGCATTTcattgtggcacttga